Proteins found in one Rhodobacter capsulatus SB 1003 genomic segment:
- a CDS encoding isopentenyl-diphosphate Delta-isomerase has translation MSELIPAWVGDRLAPVDKLEVHLKGLRHKAVSVFVMDGENVLIQRRSEEKYHSPGLWANTCCTHPGWTERPEECAVRRLREELGITGLYPAHADRLEYRADVGGGMIEHEVVDIYLAYAKPHMRITPDPREVAEVRWIGLYDLAAEAGRHPERFSKWLNIYLSSHLDRIFGSILRG, from the coding sequence ATGAGTGAGCTTATACCCGCCTGGGTTGGTGACAGACTGGCTCCGGTGGACAAGTTGGAGGTGCATTTGAAAGGGCTCCGCCACAAGGCGGTGTCTGTTTTCGTCATGGATGGCGAAAACGTGCTGATCCAGCGCCGCTCGGAGGAGAAATATCACTCTCCCGGGCTTTGGGCGAACACCTGCTGCACCCATCCGGGCTGGACCGAACGCCCCGAGGAATGCGCGGTGCGGCGGCTGCGCGAGGAGCTGGGGATCACCGGGCTTTATCCCGCCCATGCCGACCGGCTGGAATATCGCGCCGATGTCGGCGGCGGCATGATCGAGCATGAGGTGGTCGACATCTATCTGGCCTATGCCAAACCGCATATGCGGATCACCCCCGATCCGCGCGAAGTGGCCGAGGTGCGCTGGATCGGCCTTTACGATCTGGCGGCCGAGGCCGGTCGGCATCCCGAGCGGTTCTCGAAATGGCTCAACATCTATCTGTCGAGCCATCTTGACCGGATTTTCGGATCGATCCTGCGCGGCTGA
- a CDS encoding YihY/virulence factor BrkB family protein: MHFLFRLRDRLSQTNIFLISAGVAFYAMLAVFPGLTATISIWSTVADPVVIRTYLEVAQNFIPPEAYAILDAQVSMLLAGPRGVIGWGTLVSVLFALFSARAGVDALVQGLNVIHGSEPRNTIFGFLFGYLMTVALVGVMLMAMATIVALPILANFLPFHAVTTVLLSGLPWIAMVALMLTVLGVLYRFAPYRPRRRDPIFSLGSVVATLVWGGASIGLTTYLANFGTYNKVYGSLGAVIALLMWLYLGAFSVLFGAALNAELADRQRQ, translated from the coding sequence CATTTTCTTTTCCGACTGCGGGACCGGTTGTCCCAGACCAACATTTTCCTGATCTCGGCCGGGGTGGCGTTCTATGCCATGCTGGCGGTGTTTCCGGGCCTGACCGCGACGATCTCGATCTGGAGCACGGTCGCCGATCCGGTCGTCATCCGCACCTATCTGGAGGTGGCGCAGAATTTCATCCCGCCCGAGGCCTATGCGATATTGGATGCTCAGGTCAGCATGTTGCTGGCGGGGCCGCGCGGGGTGATCGGCTGGGGGACGCTGGTGTCCGTGCTGTTCGCGCTCTTCTCGGCGCGGGCGGGGGTGGATGCGCTGGTGCAGGGTCTGAACGTGATCCACGGATCAGAGCCGCGCAACACCATCTTCGGCTTCCTTTTCGGCTATCTGATGACCGTCGCGCTGGTGGGCGTGATGCTGATGGCGATGGCCACCATCGTCGCCCTGCCGATCCTGGCGAATTTCCTGCCCTTTCATGCGGTGACGACGGTGCTGCTGTCGGGCCTGCCCTGGATCGCCATGGTGGCGCTGATGCTGACGGTGCTGGGCGTGCTTTACCGCTTTGCCCCCTATCGCCCGCGTCGCCGCGATCCGATCTTTTCTTTGGGCTCGGTCGTGGCAACGCTGGTCTGGGGCGGGGCCTCGATCGGCCTCACCACCTATCTGGCGAATTTCGGCACCTACAACAAGGTCTATGGCTCGCTCGGCGCGGTCATCGCCCTGTTGATGTGGCTCTATCTTGGCGCCTTTTCGGTCCTGTTCGGCGCTGCGCTGAACGCCGAACTGGCCGACCGGCAGCGTCAATAA
- a CDS encoding FxsA family protein yields MWFFILLIAWPLIEIGLFVEIGGRLGLWPTLGLVLGTAALGIAVLRAQGDRAQAGLRQAMAGIGNPAVPLAEEALILVAGGLLILPGFLTDTLGLLLLVPPLRRLLIARLSKRVVVQGFGQGFGTMAQAPRPGADAGQVIDGDFQEIDPKNPSIKGNSGWTRH; encoded by the coding sequence ATGTGGTTTTTCATCCTGCTGATCGCCTGGCCGCTGATCGAAATCGGTCTTTTCGTCGAGATCGGCGGGCGGCTGGGGCTTTGGCCGACACTGGGGCTGGTTCTGGGCACGGCGGCGCTGGGCATCGCGGTGCTGCGCGCGCAAGGCGACCGGGCGCAGGCCGGGCTGCGCCAGGCGATGGCGGGGATCGGCAATCCGGCCGTGCCGCTGGCCGAGGAGGCGCTGATCCTCGTGGCCGGGGGGCTGCTGATTCTGCCCGGGTTTCTGACCGATACGCTCGGGCTGCTTTTGCTGGTGCCGCCGCTGCGCAGGCTGCTGATCGCGCGGCTGTCGAAACGGGTGGTGGTGCAGGGCTTTGGCCAGGGCTTCGGCACGATGGCGCAGGCGCCCCGGCCGGGTGCCGATGCCGGGCAGGTGATCGACGGCGACTTTCAGGAAATCGATCCGAAAAACCCGTCGATCAAGGGGAATTCGGGCTGGACACGCCATTGA
- a CDS encoding autotransporter assembly complex protein TamA, with translation MIVFVAACAGAALAETEFRLELPAPDAALSRALSQVSLSREAAGNKEADAQDLFGAARADYARLIGALYDEGRYGGTVSILIDGREAATIAPMDAPARIGKVEIRVDPGPVFRFSRATIGPLAPVTQLPPSFRVSEVARSSAIVAATGNGVSAWRDAGHAKAAVARQTITADHRNQELAAEIALDPGPQAWFGTLQMTGNERLRSARLAKIAGFPSGEVFSPAALEEVRNRLRRTGIFSAVTLTEADTLRDGRLLDGELTVVEAKLRRLGFGAEVSTSDGGKLSGYWLHRNLLGGGEKLRLDAEVSGVGVGSGGTDYSFGARLDRPATFSPDTAAFLKTEIAREHEDDYTLSGYGLSFGLSHIFSAKLSAEAGIGYEWAKIEDGAGELIYRQMTFPMSATWENRNLPADATRGTYAKLDLMPFYGLGTTGSGARLQGDFRAYRGFGANDRFVLAGRAQIGGVFGSDLAETPRDYLFYSGGGGTVRGQPYQALGVRELQGGTLHTGGTRFVGLSAELRAGVTEKIGVVAFYDAGYISASDFFGDGGDWHSGAGLGLRYKTPIGPIRLDVAAPVDGSTGDGPQLYLGIGQAF, from the coding sequence GTGATCGTTTTTGTCGCCGCCTGTGCCGGGGCGGCCCTGGCCGAGACGGAGTTCCGGCTGGAGCTTCCGGCGCCCGATGCGGCGCTGTCGAGGGCGCTTTCCCAGGTGTCCCTGTCGCGCGAGGCGGCGGGCAACAAGGAGGCCGATGCCCAGGATCTGTTCGGCGCGGCACGGGCCGATTACGCCCGGCTGATCGGCGCGCTTTATGACGAGGGCCGCTATGGCGGCACGGTCTCGATCCTGATCGACGGGCGCGAGGCGGCGACGATCGCGCCGATGGATGCGCCCGCCCGGATCGGCAAGGTCGAAATCCGGGTCGATCCCGGCCCGGTGTTCCGGTTTTCCCGCGCCACGATCGGTCCGCTGGCGCCAGTGACGCAGCTGCCGCCCAGCTTTCGCGTGAGCGAGGTGGCGCGGTCCTCGGCCATCGTCGCGGCGACGGGCAACGGTGTCTCGGCCTGGCGCGATGCGGGCCATGCCAAGGCTGCGGTGGCGCGGCAGACGATCACCGCCGATCACCGCAATCAGGAACTGGCGGCCGAGATCGCGCTTGATCCCGGTCCGCAGGCCTGGTTCGGCACGCTGCAGATGACCGGCAACGAACGGCTGCGCAGCGCCCGCCTTGCGAAGATCGCCGGGTTCCCCTCGGGAGAGGTCTTCTCGCCCGCCGCCCTCGAGGAAGTCCGCAACCGGCTGCGCCGCACCGGCATTTTCAGCGCGGTGACGCTGACCGAAGCCGACACCCTGCGCGACGGCCGGTTGCTGGACGGCGAACTGACCGTGGTCGAGGCGAAGCTGCGCCGTCTCGGCTTTGGCGCCGAGGTCTCGACCTCGGATGGCGGCAAGCTCTCGGGCTATTGGCTGCACCGCAATCTGCTGGGCGGCGGCGAAAAGCTGCGGCTGGACGCCGAGGTCTCCGGTGTCGGCGTCGGCAGCGGCGGCACCGATTACAGTTTCGGCGCCCGGCTGGACCGGCCCGCCACTTTCTCGCCCGACACCGCCGCCTTCCTGAAAACCGAAATCGCCCGCGAGCACGAGGATGATTACACGCTGAGCGGTTACGGACTCAGCTTCGGGCTCAGCCATATCTTCAGCGCGAAACTCTCGGCCGAGGCCGGGATCGGCTATGAATGGGCGAAGATCGAGGATGGCGCAGGCGAGCTGATCTATCGGCAGATGACCTTCCCGATGTCCGCGACCTGGGAAAACCGCAATCTGCCCGCCGATGCGACGCGCGGAACCTATGCGAAACTCGATCTGATGCCGTTTTACGGGCTGGGCACCACCGGATCCGGGGCGCGGCTGCAGGGCGATTTCCGCGCCTATCGCGGCTTTGGCGCCAATGACCGCTTCGTGCTGGCCGGACGGGCGCAGATCGGCGGCGTTTTCGGCTCTGATCTGGCGGAAACGCCGCGGGATTACCTGTTCTATTCCGGCGGCGGCGGCACCGTGCGCGGGCAACCCTATCAGGCGCTGGGCGTCAGGGAACTGCAGGGCGGCACGCTGCACACCGGCGGCACCCGCTTTGTCGGGCTCTCGGCCGAGTTGCGCGCGGGCGTCACCGAAAAGATCGGCGTCGTTGCCTTTTACGACGCGGGCTACATCAGCGCCTCGGATTTCTTCGGCGACGGCGGCGACTGGCATTCCGGCGCGGGCCTTGGCCTGCGCTACAAGACCCCGATCGGCCCGATCCGGCTGGATGTGGCCGCCCCGGTCGATGGCTCCACGGGCGACGGCCCGCAACTCTATCTTGGCATAGGGCAGGCGTTCTGA
- a CDS encoding translocation/assembly module TamB domain-containing protein: MPLPALAQEADPAQTERDRSYLTGLIEDNLSGAGREIRLEGFRGALSSRASFDTLTIADDQGVWLTLRNGAVTWDRAALLLGRISVEELSAAEIDLPRLPVAPPQETPPEAKPFSLPKLPVAVDIGSVKAEKVVLGAPVLGQAAEFQLEGALRLSGGDGETDLTAIRTDGRKGRFALKASYVEDSRALLLDMLLTEAQDGIAAGLIGLPGRPSLTLSMSGLGSLDDFKADVLLGTAGVSRITGTVALTGKNGARTVAASLGGDVAALLPEAYRDFFGPETRLDFLGERSTTGMVRLRQLDLRGQAVSLSGGLDLRPDGLPDRFDLTAKLGIEGGAPVVLPLSGDPVSLRGGQVKLRYDRATGEGWSLVSDLTGLARGADVLDRLSLSGSGRIGPQTVGGALTLIATGLAPADAALAEALGPFASGKLQFFWQKGHPLTVPGLTLGTRDATVRGRFALGEDLALSGHLEASHRKLASLSALAGRALSGSVSTHLDGTYVLSSGAFEAEADLDATDLHLDQAQADALLAGQAKILLSAARDDKGLTLRQLAAEAGGATLQASGTISSSESTLSARLQAPNLGRLGAGYGGAVAIEAHLSGPLNARGISVSGTARNMALPQPSLNRILAGESRFALSFRQDGGTFHLADLTLSTPQLSASAKPRKDQPKVFDLSTKLSNVALLAPGFPGPLAISGSLTDQGARYGLDLRGTGPGGTQATVKGTMAADASSVDLAISGRAETALANSFIEPQSVQGPLTFDLALKGKPGLSALSGQVMGSNLRVAAPTLGQALSDVDLQAKLANGTAQLSGQASFAGGGGLSLSGPVGLTGPFPAKLALVLDRARLRDPELYDTRVSGKLAVNGGLTGALRISGALTLEETELRIPAGGLGGAGAIPAITHRHEPGAVRQTRQRAGLIETARAANGGGRAIALDVSVSAPQQIFVRGRGLDAELGGQLRVTGTTAKIVPVGQFSLIRGRLDVLGKRFDLTDGQVALQGALVPWVMFKATTAQEDLDISLTLEGAATAPDLTISSSPELPEEEVLARLLFDKGLTNLSPLQAAQLASAVATLAGKGGDGIVSKLRQGFGLDDLDVGTDDSGNATVKAGKYLAKNVYSDVSVDSSGQAEVTLNLDITKQITAKASVGSAGDSSLGVFFEKDY; this comes from the coding sequence TTGCCGCTTCCCGCCCTGGCGCAGGAGGCGGACCCCGCCCAGACCGAACGCGACCGGTCCTATCTGACCGGCCTGATCGAGGACAATCTCTCCGGCGCCGGGCGCGAGATCCGGCTGGAAGGGTTCCGCGGCGCGTTGTCCTCGCGGGCCAGTTTCGACACGCTGACGATCGCCGACGATCAGGGGGTCTGGCTGACCCTGCGCAATGGCGCCGTGACTTGGGACCGGGCGGCGCTGCTGCTGGGCCGGATTTCGGTCGAGGAACTTTCGGCCGCCGAGATCGATCTGCCGCGTCTGCCGGTGGCGCCGCCGCAGGAAACCCCGCCCGAGGCGAAACCGTTTTCCCTGCCGAAGCTGCCGGTCGCGGTCGACATCGGCTCTGTAAAGGCGGAAAAGGTGGTTCTGGGCGCGCCCGTTCTGGGGCAGGCGGCCGAATTTCAGCTGGAAGGGGCGCTGCGGCTGTCGGGCGGGGACGGTGAAACCGACCTGACCGCAATCCGCACCGACGGGCGCAAGGGGCGCTTCGCGCTCAAGGCCAGCTATGTCGAGGACAGCCGGGCGCTGCTTCTGGATATGCTCTTGACCGAAGCGCAGGACGGCATTGCCGCGGGGCTGATCGGCCTGCCGGGGCGGCCGTCGCTGACGCTGTCGATGAGCGGGTTGGGCAGTCTGGACGATTTCAAGGCCGATGTGCTGCTGGGCACTGCGGGCGTGTCGCGGATCACCGGCACGGTGGCGCTGACCGGCAAGAACGGCGCCCGGACGGTGGCGGCAAGTCTTGGCGGCGATGTCGCGGCGCTGCTGCCCGAGGCCTATCGCGACTTCTTCGGGCCCGAGACGCGGCTGGATTTTCTGGGCGAGCGCAGCACCACCGGGATGGTGCGGCTGCGCCAGCTGGATCTGCGCGGGCAGGCGGTCAGTCTCTCGGGCGGGCTTGATCTGCGCCCCGACGGTCTTCCCGACCGTTTCGATCTGACGGCAAAGCTGGGGATCGAGGGGGGCGCGCCCGTGGTTCTGCCGCTGTCCGGTGACCCGGTCAGCCTGCGCGGCGGTCAGGTGAAGCTGCGCTATGATCGCGCCACCGGCGAGGGCTGGAGCCTGGTCTCCGACCTGACCGGGCTTGCGCGCGGCGCGGATGTGCTCGACCGGCTCAGCCTGTCCGGGTCGGGCCGGATCGGGCCGCAGACGGTGGGCGGGGCCTTGACCCTGATCGCGACCGGGCTGGCCCCCGCCGATGCCGCCCTGGCCGAGGCGCTGGGCCCCTTTGCCTCGGGCAAGCTGCAATTCTTCTGGCAAAAGGGGCATCCGCTGACCGTGCCCGGCCTGACCCTTGGCACCCGCGATGCCACCGTCCGCGGCCGGTTCGCGCTGGGCGAGGATCTGGCGCTTTCCGGTCATCTCGAGGCGTCGCACCGCAAGCTGGCAAGCCTCTCCGCGCTGGCGGGCCGGGCCCTGTCCGGCTCTGTTTCGACCCATCTTGACGGCACCTATGTCCTTTCCAGCGGCGCCTTCGAGGCCGAAGCCGATCTTGACGCGACCGATCTGCATCTGGATCAGGCGCAGGCGGATGCGCTTTTGGCGGGACAGGCGAAGATCCTTCTTTCGGCGGCGCGGGATGACAAGGGTCTGACCCTGCGCCAACTGGCGGCCGAGGCCGGGGGGGCGACGCTGCAAGCCTCGGGGACGATCAGCAGCAGCGAGAGCACGCTGTCTGCCCGGCTTCAGGCGCCGAATCTCGGGCGTCTTGGCGCCGGTTACGGCGGCGCGGTGGCGATCGAGGCGCACCTGTCCGGGCCGCTCAATGCGCGGGGGATCTCGGTCAGCGGGACGGCGCGGAACATGGCGCTGCCGCAGCCGAGCCTGAACCGGATTCTGGCGGGAGAGAGCCGTTTTGCGCTGAGCTTCCGGCAAGACGGCGGCACCTTCCATCTGGCCGATCTGACCCTGTCCACGCCGCAGCTGTCCGCCTCGGCCAAGCCGCGCAAGGATCAGCCGAAGGTCTTCGATCTGTCCACCAAACTCTCGAATGTCGCGCTGCTGGCGCCCGGCTTTCCGGGGCCGCTGGCGATTTCGGGCAGCCTGACCGATCAGGGCGCCCGCTACGGGCTGGATCTGCGCGGCACCGGGCCGGGCGGCACGCAGGCGACGGTCAAGGGCACGATGGCCGCCGATGCCTCCAGCGTCGATCTGGCGATTTCGGGCCGGGCCGAGACCGCGCTGGCAAACAGTTTCATCGAGCCGCAATCGGTGCAGGGGCCGCTGACCTTCGATCTGGCGCTGAAGGGCAAGCCGGGGCTTTCGGCGCTTTCCGGGCAGGTCATGGGGTCGAACCTGCGCGTGGCGGCCCCGACTTTGGGGCAGGCGCTGAGCGATGTGGATCTGCAGGCGAAACTGGCCAATGGCACGGCGCAGCTGTCGGGTCAGGCCAGTTTCGCGGGCGGCGGCGGGCTTTCGCTGTCGGGGCCTGTCGGTCTGACCGGGCCCTTTCCGGCGAAACTGGCGCTGGTGCTGGACCGCGCCCGGCTGCGCGACCCCGAGCTTTACGACACCCGCGTCAGTGGCAAGCTGGCGGTCAACGGCGGTCTGACTGGCGCGCTGCGGATTTCCGGCGCGCTGACGCTGGAGGAAACCGAGCTGCGGATCCCCGCGGGCGGGCTGGGCGGGGCCGGGGCGATCCCCGCGATCACGCATCGGCACGAACCCGGCGCGGTGCGTCAGACGCGGCAGCGCGCGGGGCTGATTGAAACCGCCAGGGCGGCGAACGGGGGCGGCAGGGCGATCGCGCTCGACGTGTCGGTTTCCGCGCCGCAGCAGATCTTCGTGCGCGGTCGCGGGCTGGATGCCGAGCTGGGCGGGCAGCTGCGCGTCACCGGCACCACGGCGAAGATCGTTCCGGTCGGTCAGTTCAGCCTGATCCGCGGACGGCTGGACGTTCTGGGCAAGCGCTTCGATCTGACCGACGGGCAGGTGGCGCTGCAGGGCGCTCTGGTGCCCTGGGTGATGTTCAAGGCGACGACGGCGCAGGAGGATCTGGACATTTCCCTGACGCTGGAAGGCGCGGCGACCGCGCCCGATCTGACCATTTCTTCATCGCCCGAACTGCCCGAGGAAGAGGTTCTGGCCCGGCTGCTGTTCGACAAGGGGCTGACCAACCTTTCGCCGCTGCAGGCGGCACAGCTGGCCTCGGCGGTGGCGACGCTCGCGGGCAAGGGCGGCGATGGCATCGTGTCGAAGCTGCGGCAGGGCTTTGGCCTCGATGATCTCGATGTCGGCACGGATGACAGCGGCAATGCCACGGTGAAAGCGGGCAAGTATCTGGCGAAGAACGTCTATTCCGACGTGTCGGTGGACAGTTCCGGTCAGGCCGAGGTGACCTTGAACCTCGACATCACCAAACAGATCACCGCCAAGGCCTCGGTCGGTTCGGCGGGGGACAGCTCGCTTGGGGTATTCTTCGAAAAGGATTACTGA
- a CDS encoding Tim44/TimA family putative adaptor protein → MSPALFQLIVLAAIAIFLILKLKSVLGTREGYEDEPMPVEAPGPRAADRFEVIEGGPDHDIIDHVPEGSDAAVALAQMKRVEPTFNVGAFLQGSKVAYEMILMAFERGDLSAVRRFLAPEVLEAFETAVADRQRQGLTVEASFLGLRELVLTEASFNESSREAEVTVRFGGELISVARDANGQIVEGDPKAPRKQRDSWTFARVMGSSDPNWQLVATGG, encoded by the coding sequence ATGAGCCCAGCACTGTTCCAGTTGATCGTTCTTGCCGCTATCGCGATCTTCCTGATCTTGAAGCTCAAGAGCGTTCTGGGCACCCGCGAGGGCTACGAAGACGAGCCGATGCCCGTCGAAGCCCCCGGGCCCCGCGCCGCCGACCGCTTCGAGGTGATCGAGGGCGGTCCCGATCATGACATCATCGACCATGTCCCCGAGGGTTCGGATGCCGCGGTGGCGCTGGCGCAGATGAAACGGGTCGAGCCCACGTTCAATGTCGGCGCCTTCCTGCAGGGCTCCAAGGTCGCCTATGAGATGATCCTGATGGCATTCGAACGCGGGGATCTGTCCGCGGTGCGGCGGTTCCTGGCGCCCGAGGTGCTGGAGGCCTTCGAGACCGCGGTGGCGGATCGGCAACGGCAGGGCCTGACCGTGGAGGCAAGTTTCCTTGGCCTGCGCGAGCTGGTGCTGACCGAGGCGAGCTTCAACGAGTCCTCGCGCGAGGCGGAGGTGACGGTGCGGTTCGGCGGCGAGCTGATCTCGGTGGCGCGGGATGCGAACGGGCAGATTGTCGAGGGCGATCCGAAGGCGCCGCGCAAGCAGCGCGACAGCTGGACCTTTGCGCGCGTGATGGGCAGTTCCGATCCGAACTGGCAGCTTGTCGCCACGGGCGGCTGA
- the secB gene encoding protein-export chaperone SecB yields MTEVPNEAAQPQMKMSILAQFVRDMSFENAVALNGLQSPEVQPEMQVQVSLDARKRPAEHQYEVITKFKITSTNKATNSALYLLEIDYGGIFHIEGVPEDQMHPFLLIECPRQLFPYVRRIVSDVTRDGGFPPFNLDPVDFVALYRAELARRAEAQKASEALVN; encoded by the coding sequence ATGACCGAAGTCCCGAACGAGGCGGCCCAGCCGCAGATGAAGATGAGCATCCTCGCGCAATTCGTGCGGGACATGTCGTTTGAGAATGCGGTGGCGCTGAACGGGCTGCAAAGCCCGGAAGTGCAGCCGGAAATGCAGGTGCAGGTCAGCCTCGACGCCCGCAAGCGCCCGGCCGAGCATCAGTACGAGGTGATCACCAAATTCAAGATCACCTCGACCAACAAGGCGACGAATTCGGCGCTTTACCTGCTGGAAATCGACTACGGCGGCATCTTCCACATCGAGGGCGTGCCCGAAGATCAGATGCATCCCTTCCTGCTGATCGAATGCCCGCGCCAGCTTTTCCCCTATGTGCGGCGCATTGTCTCGGATGTGACCCGCGACGGCGGTTTCCCGCCCTTCAACCTCGATCCGGTCGATTTCGTCGCGCTCTATCGGGCCGAACTGGCCCGCCGCGCCGAGGCGCAAAAGGCAAGTGAAGCATTGGTGAACTGA
- a CDS encoding LysR family transcriptional regulator, whose amino-acid sequence MTLPRRYIPSVSLLAAFEAVCRLGSTAAAARELSLTQGAVSRLVQNLEGQLGVQLFRREGRRLMPTEAAQAYARDVRKALELIARASLGLRANPGGGVLNLAILPTFGTRWLAPRLAGFLAENPGVTLNLGTRLRPFDFATETFDAAIHFGIRPWPDAEQMLLFEERIIAACSEDFARTHPMQSPTDLLDQSLLQLESRPNAWTAWFAHHGLQAPATRGIMFDQFAPMMQAAAHGVGIALLPEFLALPEIAEGRLIRTPGEAVSGVGAYYLVWPEGVAPSPALVAFRDWIGRAAAQ is encoded by the coding sequence ATGACCCTGCCCAGACGCTACATTCCCTCGGTCTCGCTGCTGGCCGCCTTCGAGGCGGTCTGCCGCCTTGGTTCGACCGCCGCCGCGGCGCGGGAATTGTCGCTGACGCAGGGCGCGGTCAGCCGGCTGGTGCAGAACCTTGAAGGGCAACTGGGCGTGCAGCTTTTCCGGCGCGAGGGGCGGCGGCTGATGCCGACCGAGGCGGCGCAGGCCTATGCGCGCGACGTGCGCAAGGCGCTGGAACTGATCGCGCGCGCCTCGCTGGGGCTGCGGGCCAATCCGGGCGGTGGAGTTTTGAACCTCGCCATCCTGCCCACCTTCGGCACGCGCTGGCTGGCGCCGCGGCTGGCCGGTTTTCTGGCGGAAAACCCGGGGGTGACGCTGAACCTGGGCACGCGGCTGCGGCCCTTCGATTTCGCCACCGAGACTTTCGATGCCGCGATCCATTTCGGTATCCGGCCCTGGCCCGATGCCGAGCAGATGCTGCTGTTCGAGGAACGCATCATCGCCGCCTGTTCCGAAGATTTCGCCCGCACCCATCCGATGCAAAGCCCGACGGATCTGCTCGATCAGTCTCTGTTGCAGCTGGAATCGCGCCCGAATGCCTGGACGGCCTGGTTCGCGCATCACGGGCTGCAGGCGCCTGCCACGCGCGGGATCATGTTCGATCAATTCGCGCCGATGATGCAGGCGGCCGCGCATGGCGTCGGCATCGCGCTTTTGCCCGAGTTTCTGGCGCTGCCCGAAATCGCCGAGGGGCGCTTGATCCGCACCCCGGGCGAAGCCGTCTCGGGCGTCGGCGCCTATTACCTTGTCTGGCCCGAGGGCGTCGCCCCCTCGCCCGCGCTGGTGGCGTTCCGCGACTGGATCGGCCGGGCCGCGGCTCAGTAA
- a CDS encoding acyl-CoA dehydrogenase, whose protein sequence is MEDQMALKPKDAPDLARFDWDDPLRLNGQLSEEERMLRDAARAYAQEKLQPRVIRAFAEEETDPAIFREMGQMGLLGVTIPEEYGGLGASYVAYGLVAREIERVDSGYRSMMSVQSSLVMYPIYAYGTEDQRRKYLPKLASGEWIGCFGLTEPDAGSDPASLKTVAKKTADGYVLTGSKMWISNAPIADVFVVWAKSEAHGGKIKGFVLEKGLKGLSAPKIAGKLSLRASITGEIVMEGVEVGEDALLPGVEGLKGPFGCLNRARYGIAWGVMGAAEFCFHAARQYGLDRKQFDKPLAQTQLYQLKLANMLTDITLGLQAALQVGRLMDEANAAPEMISLIKRNNCGKALEAARNARDMHGGNGISESFQVIRHMVNLETVNTYEGTHDVHALILGRAVTGLQAFY, encoded by the coding sequence ATGGAGGACCAGATGGCCCTGAAACCCAAGGATGCCCCCGATCTTGCCCGGTTCGACTGGGATGACCCGCTGCGCCTGAATGGCCAGCTGAGCGAAGAGGAACGGATGCTGCGCGATGCGGCCCGGGCCTATGCGCAGGAAAAGCTGCAACCCCGCGTGATCCGCGCCTTTGCCGAGGAAGAAACCGATCCGGCGATCTTCCGCGAAATGGGGCAGATGGGGCTTTTGGGCGTGACCATCCCCGAGGAATATGGCGGGCTGGGCGCGTCCTATGTGGCCTATGGTCTGGTGGCGCGGGAAATCGAGCGGGTCGACAGCGGTTATCGCTCGATGATGTCGGTGCAATCGAGCCTCGTGATGTATCCGATCTATGCCTATGGCACCGAGGACCAGCGGCGGAAATATCTGCCCAAGCTCGCCTCTGGCGAATGGATCGGCTGTTTTGGCCTGACCGAACCCGATGCCGGGTCCGATCCGGCGAGCCTGAAGACCGTCGCGAAGAAGACGGCCGATGGCTATGTGCTGACGGGGTCCAAGATGTGGATCTCGAATGCGCCGATCGCGGATGTCTTCGTCGTCTGGGCGAAATCCGAGGCGCATGGCGGCAAGATCAAGGGTTTCGTGCTGGAAAAGGGTCTGAAAGGGCTTTCGGCGCCGAAGATCGCGGGCAAGCTGTCGCTGCGGGCCTCGATCACCGGCGAGATCGTGATGGAGGGCGTCGAGGTCGGCGAAGACGCGCTGTTGCCGGGCGTCGAGGGGCTGAAGGGGCCGTTCGGCTGCCTGAACCGGGCGCGCTATGGCATCGCCTGGGGCGTGATGGGCGCGGCCGAGTTCTGCTTTCATGCGGCGCGGCAATACGGGCTCGACCGCAAGCAATTCGACAAGCCGCTGGCGCAGACCCAGCTTTATCAGCTGAAACTGGCCAATATGCTGACCGATATCACGCTGGGCCTGCAGGCGGCCTTGCAGGTCGGGCGGCTGATGGACGAGGCCAATGCCGCGCCCGAGATGATCTCGCTGATCAAGCGCAACAATTGCGGCAAGGCGCTGGAGGCGGCGCGGAATGCCCGCGACATGCACGGCGGCAACGGGATTTCCGAATCGTTCCAGGTGATCCGGCACATGGTCAACCTCGAGACGGTGAACACCTACGAGGGCACGCATGATGTGCATGCGCTGATCCTTGGGCGGGCGGTGACCGGGCTGCAGGCCTTTTATTGA